Genomic segment of Sebastes umbrosus isolate fSebUmb1 chromosome 22, fSebUmb1.pri, whole genome shotgun sequence:
TTCACTCCATGTTGAATTGTCTCCGACTCCCGAGAGGACAGTGAATGTGTAACGCTTTCCAGGTGTCAGACTGTCGATTTCTGTGTCCTCTCTGTAACTTTTAATCGGCTTACCACCCTGGAACTTAATAAGATAGAAACCCACGTTTCCAGCTGGCTTGTTCCAGCTCAGGAAGACAGAGGATTCTGTCACGTTGGTGACTGCGAGGTTTTCCACTTTGTTCGGTActgaagaaaaaggagaaatatAATCAGGGTTGCAAGTGATTGCATTACTACTAGGGCGCATTACTTACTATTACTTTTAAATATGTGTATTAACTTAGAGTGTTTTTTAAACCATAAGGCAATGATGGTTATCTGGTTAAATAATGATATGCATTAAAGATGGATTATAGAAACAGTGTGCATCGTTTTAAAAAACAAGTTGTGTAGCTTTTGAAGCTTAAATGAGTATTAAtttagacctgtttttgtctttcttttgggAGGTACAAGGGGGAGATAGCTGATCAACAGAagacgtcacatagaagtggtgtacatcaactgaaagctgggaacctgaagattaatttgagatgcagctcagcactgtgtgttgtTCTAGTCGTAAATCAgacataaacatgaattaataaataaattaaaacaaattgttaaagtgtataagggcttagaacattatgatgtaagtatatgatgaccattcccatgctctattatgtctcatacattttttttaccatttgttatacagatttgatgttaaatgtaaccatttttaacactcgagaattgataaaaatgatcagaaatccctccaaaataccacattaagacaccaagacgttgaggaacaccatagaaaaagccatgctgtgatttgggataaaaaactttagacatttggagatttctgcaagaactgcatttttcagtgatcGCATGGCGAGCACTTCTATTGAGGAAACTGCTcggaaacccccttattgtcaatctacctaagaaagtcatccatcctctgaatgctctaggtctgtagtttgtggctgtaaagtttcacgaggctgtgattatcctagaggtcaccacaggtcattttaaacattgaggtcaagtttaaaaaaaaaaatggtctcactgcaatgaaatgtctactatggggactaacatcatcacacatgaatacagttgggctcattggatccacaagagtctcagcgtTACAATTTATACAAGGAGGAGGCAAACTCACTGGTGTAGAAGGCGACCTCCTGCGGGTTGAGGTCTCTGTTACACTTAACAGGGAACACCTGGACTGAGTAGCGGGTGCCTGCTGTCAGGTAACCAAGGTTAAGGGTCAACTTGTCAGTCtcgttttgtgtcttttctccGCCGGCTCTGACCTCTACGCGGTAATGGCTGATGATACCAGGCCCGGGTTGCCATCTGAGAATGGCGCTCTCAGACTTAATTGTGATCACGCTGGCTAGGCCAAAGAAACGATCTGCGGTTGGAAATAAGAGGAAGATCGTTAATAGGCAAAGAAACGGTGATTATCtaggaaggaaaaaaatgcaCAGAAAAGGAGTAAAGGTGCAAAACTGGGGTGTATAATTCTGAATAAGTGCATATTAGACCATAAACCACTGCATGTGTTGTGTAAACAAATCCCCTAAGAATACGTATGATCTCAAATAACATTTCCCCATATTGTCCCAGATGTAAAAGCAAAGAAAGAACATTTATGCATCTTATTTTGGCGGGATGAAATTTTAGTCCGTTGTTGAATATTgtttttgtgatcaaatttatatttttcaatACTTTGGGTTAGATTGACTATAAGAGCAAATCATCAGCATTTACATACATCTGTAACACTGGACACAGATCATTTTTaacataaacatacaaacaAAGAGCTCTTTATGTCTCCTCCTGTCTTAAAAATGTCCCCTTCTCCCTTTCCCCAACCAAGATGGCACATCGGTAcgataacaacaaaaacaaataaataaataataatatatgggACAGGATATATTTACTGAGCAACTTGCTGTGTATGGTTGTACTCTTTTTGTATGTTCAAGTACTGTTTACGGCAACATATATTAcactttatttctataaaaaatgCCAATTTTAGATTTAATTGAATTAGAAAAGCTGCTGTTCGGGTGCACTTCTGAGACAGGTGACGCCTTACAGTCGCCCTGCACAAGTCATCTATAGTAGTTGTTTTTGGACCGTGTGGGatctttaatcatttaaatgagTCCTACCTTCATAACATATGAAAGGCAGAAGCTCCGAGCAGTCCTTTTCAACCCAAGCCCCAAAGCTGAGCATGGCCACACAAGAGTCGTTGATGAATCTCCCATCAGTTTCGTGGACATCCGGCAAATGCACATATTCTGCTTCTACTCGCGCCGTGGGCGCAGCACTGGCGGGTGGAGGATTATGGGTGGTGTTTACCCAGAGTCCAGTTTGGTCTGTCACAGTTTGGTCTGTCACAGTTTGGTCTGTGACGTCGCTGGTGAAGCTGCTTATGTCCGTTGCGGTTGTGTTATCTCCGGGTCCACTAAAGCTTGTCACATCTTGGGTTGTAAATGTCTCTGTCGTCTTTGCTGGGCAGGTGCAGCAGTATCTTCTTGACGAGGAGGATTTCAAGACGGGCGAACCAGGGTTCCAGTTCTGGAAGATGAGGGGTTTCTCGTCGGCCCAGCGGGACCAGGGCATACTGGAGTTGCTGGTGGAGTTCAATGTCTTGCGGAGGCCGACccagcagtcagagctgagaTTCTGGGAGATGGTTTGGATGTTTTCAGGAGTCAGTGTCACCAGCTCTTTGAAACAGACCTGACGGGACGTAAAAGTCAATCTTTTCATACTGTGATATTAAGATGGTTTTGTTTTGCATAGGCTGGGACGAAATGGAaactctgtctgtcagtcagtgttGATGAGGATCTACTATACCTGTAacaactttaactattaacagtTATGATTTTGACAAAATTGGTAATAACCGAACAGCTACGGTAATTTATTGTAAGGTGCTTTCCACAGTCCAAAACTAAGTTTATCATTTGTATAAACTGACACATGgaattagggctgccccctcttagtccaTTAGTCGACCAATCGGTAGTGTtggttttagtcgactaagatttattttgtttatttagtggtgcttttgtgtaattctttgtggtgaaactcagttttagtttagtttagtttcactacatcgtatgagtgttagttgactaagaatttcttttttccacacatttatttttattaattattgtagGTTTTTAAGAAATTTAGATTACAAGTTAGCAGTTTCGTCACTTGTGTCATTCATCCTGCCAcaattatacattttaaaaatttttactttacttttttaaccaaagaaatgaaagaagaaACTCCGGTTTCTTTAGTCAAGGAAAACCCCACATGGAATTCAAAGCATTAATCTCAATAACAATTAAATCCAAACTCTGCAATGTGAATGCATCATGGAAGTAAACTTGTTAATTACTAGCTCTGAACACAATGCCCGTTTTAATTTGGcaactgtatttttaaatgcagcTTCAAACACACATACCTTActaattaaaaataacaacCTCTTCTGTATTTTCACAGTCCGGCCTCATGTTTCAGCCTCTTTCTGTACATTAACTGAGCTTCATGTTGTACCTGGCAGTGGTTCCTGGCCTGATCCCAGGTGACATTTCTCCAGTCATTAAAGTAGTAGTCTTGCTGTACAGCGCAGCACATCAACACAAGAGctggagagaaacacacagacggGATTGGTTGTTTGTCGACACAAATTTCAAGTAGGGAGGCACTGATACTATCTGAGAAAAATAACGATTTCTCAGAGGCCAAGGTgacatatttaaaggtgcttttgataacattcagccactagatgtcgcattctccctccgccgttcacttcacaacaagtcgtggccgggcacttaccgtcaatctcagccatttatctgttttgtcCACATTAACAGaaaacccagagataccacatgataacgttgttttactattggctcacaagcacCGTCAGGAGCGGGAACcgaacatcagatatcttccacagagataaacaaaacattaattttggacccgccaaaggTTTTTAATGATTCACAATCATaagaatttttttcaggaaaagccatactttcaCTCGTCTGAAGGCTCTGtggatattttttctttttttttttaaaatattcatctacaaaaatatattaagacctttaaattgcttgttttgtccaactgaCCAAAATCCAAAGACATGTTTTATTAtgatataaaaattaaaaacaaatcctTACATGAGAGTGGGATGAGAgcatgtttggcatttttgcttgaaaattgaaaatcaattaatcgcTTTGGCTCTACACACAACCCAAAGTAATCTATTAACATCTGACCAAATGTCTCCTGTTGTATATTTCTAACAGAATATACTGTACCTCTGTATCCTCAGCACTTATGGTTTAGTTTTACAGAACTGAGTCATATTTTAGATACAGTTACAAGTTAACTTTagatcaaaatatatatattttataaattaagaGTTATGGGATAACTTTTACAGCAAAGTTTGAGTGAAAAATTAGttcacaaacatacagtatttgttgtattttgctGGCCAAATTGGCTTACCTTACATTTTGAAACAATTATAAACTATAGTTTAAACTCTTACATCAAGTTATTAAAAATGCTGCACATTAATACAGATGAATACCAGTGAGAGAAAATAATACTCACTCCAAAAAATTAGGAAACAGCTTTTATCCTTGAGAGATAAGTTTCCCATGTTGGATTCCTGTAGATCCTAGATTCAGAGCAGCTTCACACAgctactgtaaaataaaatcttaaaaagaaaagtagGAACGAAGTCAATCACATTTAAACTAAATTAAGTCAAACTAATACTGTACGTGTCTCACTACTCACCCGGGCTACAGATGCATCCTGTTATCTGCTTCTCTGACCAGAAGGAAATGATCTCTCAGTATGAGAGACGTTCACATAACACAAACACGCACCTGTTCCAGTGACATGAAAGGTCAACAGGTAATAAACAGCACATTTGACTGGCAACACAATACTCCCTTCAACACAAGGCAATCAACACATTTAGATGCTCCTGGTTTTGCATCCATCCTCCAAACATGCAAAGTACttatatgaaaaaaagggaGATGATGATAATGAAGGATAGTGCAATAAACTGGCAGGGAGGAGAGATGCAAAGACAGAAAACATGTATGCATGTTGTATACAGAATACAAGGGcagtttcactttttattttggctTTAAGCTTTGAGTaacaaaatgcaaattaatacaaaaaaagccatgaaaaaaatgacaatgaaaaatatagatagataaaccTCTTATACAAAACTAAGTCCCAAAATAATCTAAACAGATACAGAAATATAACAAAGAAATgcctttaagtatacttttcttttttttttggcagtgtAAAAAGCACAAAGTGGTTAAATTGACAGTGATTGGTCACATCAAACTGAAGTGCGGATTAACTGAGATCGCATGGTCggtgaatgaaataaaaaacatccaaTCACATCAGTTTAGACGGGCAGTAGTTTTCAATAGCTTAATTGAGTGGGTTGTGCCTCATAATTCCTTCACAGGtgtttttcttgttattttgtgttgtgttgcaaATTTGTGTTTAAATTTCCTGTATTTTTATGTCAAAATTCCTGTTTTCCCCACCAACAGTTTCTGTTCCCTGCTGTATAGAAAAGTTACAAATACTAAAAGGTGATTAGCTTTTGGGGTGATCCAGCCAGCCCCCTATCTACCAAATCTAccgttcattttttttttttttttacagaaatcaTGACAGTACATGTTCCCTGCGAGCAAAACCACCAACATTTAAGAGGTCAACAGACAGATTCTTGGAACTAAACAGGGCTACAATGTATTTACAGCTTTacgtgaagaagaaaaaaaaaaaaaacggctgacaaaaatcacatgcagtcaaACCTGTGCATTCCTAAACATTATTCAATCTGGCCTTatatctgtttctttttcttactTTCATTGTTATATTTGCTTGCATAGGTCATCTAAGAGAGCGGAACTGAAACACTTGGACCGACTTCCTCACATAGACACCCAAAAGGAGAGATTGGCAGGATGTAAATGTGTGAAACCGCATGGGCTATGGTACAGTAATACAGCTACTTTAATGGACGTAAACATCCATTCAAGGTTTACAAGCATGACTTTAAAGGAATGGCAGTGACTCGTATTATCTTTTGCAAATTTGACCGAACTGCTTCTTGAGTTCTGTCTTACTCTACTAAAATATTTACTATTTTGCgaaaacaaaagaacaaatgtcgaggaaataccaagaaACAATCTCTTCAGTTTTCATTGACTAAATCAGACCaaaaataatgcattataaatgaCAACAtgactgacattttaaaaatggaatCATTAAAACTCAAATGTAAATCCCTGCGAAGATTAACACTGATTAAGTAGTCACTTAATTTTAAGGCATACCAAGATATTCTGGTTCATGCaaagtttaaaggaacagtgtgtaggattttgcagCATCTACTGAGCACCCCCAACatagtacccctccgctcactcctccctttccaagactgctgtaACGAGAGCAgccgagtgtaaaaccgtggtaacgccgttcgcctcgctgcttaccataataacactactttatgagcaacggaagtcagacagcggctggcaataccacggttttgcactctgtggcttacttagtttaaggtgattatacactaatgaaaacatagtaatggtgattattatattccatttctgcgaatagatcccccgatatgttacacactgttcctttaagatctCAAAGCCATTTAACAGgacctacagtacagtaaacGGTCAGGCAGTACAGTTACAGTATCAAGTTTTATGGCGTACTGGGGCAGCCGGTGATTTGGGGTTCCAATGACGGGTAAAAGCCTGAAATAAACCCGATGGCTGAGAGACAAGGATAGGACGAGGATGTTTGTTCTCATGATCAAGGCTGCGAGCTTCTTAGTCGCTGtcactcttctctcctctttgcAGGAGTCTCTTTCCGCTGGAAGGCACAGCAATCTCTTGCTTCACAGACACCTTGCTCTTTGTTTTACTGTGGAAAGAAAACAGGACAAATCCAGTGAGTGTCTGGAATTGAGGCAGATGTGACAGATTTGAAATGGTTTTAATGACACAATAACCTCAGTTGACCCGTGGTAGATGGGTTTaatttaaacattataaacagtgacctctagtggCAGGAAATCTCTATAAGAACACAGCAGTGGAGTTGAGGACAAAATCCAGGTAGACACAGGATCATAACGTGGGTTTAAAGTCTGAAGCGGTGTATAGctacaagagggatttaaatcaaatcctttgcatttgattggaccgctaaaaagtGGGCGGCCTGTTTCGCGCAATGGGGAGCTGCTaccacgcacgcacgcacgcacgcacgcacgcacgcacgcacgcacgaaTATATAATAAGAGATAATTGAACAATTAACACAGGGACGCAGGATTAAAACTGGGAAAATGTATTCTTCATTTTTAATGGGGACTTAAACTCTCAACTGTAGCCAAGCCAGCAGAGTAGCAGTCTAAATGTTTGGACCATGTTGAGATATACTTTAAAAGTTCCTGAAGTGATTCAGGATGTTTTGTTGTTCAGGATGCTCTTCTTACTTTTGTTTATCAAGCAACTCCTGGCcatcattgatttttttcaacatctcATATCTCTCGCGCCCACGCACCTGCAGGAGAGATCAAAAGGAGAATTAATCAGACAATGAATCATTTTGTAAAGACGTCCAGCTTTTATTACAGTATGTATCTTTACTTACATGCAGAACAAACACatccttgtcctcctcctcagcacTGGATGCTGACTTGGCCTTCTTTATAGATGTTGCATCAGGAGCTGGAGCTGGGGTGCTCtctaaagaaacaaaaaaaaatgaggtcAGCTAGGGAACAGCAAGCAGGAACGGAAACTGAAATCTGAAAGCAATGCAACAAAAACTTACTCCGCTTTTTCGTTTGCTTAGTTCCATTTTTTGCGCTATTCTCCTCTTCTGTCTTGCGGTCCCTGCCTGGACATGCACAGACACGCACTTCGAAGCACCTCCGGCCCAAAACCAGTCCCCTAGGAAGAAGACGGAAGAAGTAAGGGTCAAAATGACTTCCTAGGcagcacaaacaaatacaaatctcATAGGAGAAGTAATACACGTCTTTCATAGGAGCAGCTTTAGCAAAAACCCACAATTAAGACGGGTCAAAATGTTAACCACGATAACCAGTTACACCGTGGCAATACCACGTCTTTATACCCAGAAGTTACATCCCTCCACCCCCCTCACATCTGTTAAAAGAGAAGCAAGACTTACTCTGGAGTCTCAAGGGTCAGGATGGTGAGGATGGGTCTGCGGTTCATGCCCCCCATGCACGAACTATTACACATGAAGCTGAGGAGGATTGTGGTAATTTCGGATCCCAACTGAAATGTagaaaatttgtatttattaggtctgtcaaagttaacgcaataataagcCATTAATGcgatcgatctttcagaggttgtagcgggctcagttaaGATACCGGGATCatttgaaactaaaaaaaactgaggaatccattggtaccaaccatgtcatactagcttgttgtgaaggacgctaaatagcgctccaaacttaaataaaattttggcgaggaaaaactggcatggccattttcaaaggggtccctttgacctctgacctcaagatatgtgaatgaaaatgggttctatgggtacccacgagtctcccctttacagacatgcccactttatgataatcacatgtagtttgggtcatagtcaagtcatcacactgacacactgacagctgttgttgcctgttgggcttgagttgccatgttatggtttgagcatatattttatgctaaatgcagtacctgcgagggtttttggacaatatttgtcattgttttgtgttaattgatttccaataataaatatgtacatgcatacatttgcataaagcaagcatatttgtccactcccatgttgataagaacaaatctctctttaaggtacattttgaatagataaaaaaatgtacgattaatcacgattaacgatgaataatcatgcaattaatcgcaattaaatatttgaattgagtGACAGCCGTAGTATTTACTGCTGGTTGGAGTGTATACAATCAGAGGAAAAAGGGAACTTCACTTATTTTTCTAAACTCCTCGTCGACTCTTCTGGATATCCAAAATCCagccatttttttaaagttaggAAACACATTCATGTGTGGTTTCAGTATTTCTGTACTCTATGGACATTGAATTTTTGAGCTAAAATGTGATACTCTGTTGTTTGTTCATAAACTCGCATAGAAAATGCTTGAAGGTCACATATTGGGTAAAAATAACTGCCGTAGCAGACAAGTTCCCCCTCAGACAGACCGAGTGGGGCAGTCATACCTGCGGGGGCTCATAGGGAACGGTCACACTCTGCCTCTTCGTGTGTGCATTTTCAAAATACTGGGCCCTCTGGCTGCCCTCCACTCTGATCAGGTGGCTGCGATGTTCTGCAGCTGAATGAAAAACAGATTGGAAAAAATTTAAATCACCTCAGATATAGCATGCTCACAATCAAATTCTTCtagcaaacacaaacatttttccTCTGTACATATAAAGCAATTTTTCACTGAAACATTTTCCTTACCGTCCTCATTCTGGTGATGTGGGCATCTACGGACCACTTCGGCCACATGTTCAGTCTTCTTATAGACCGCTGTGGCCCTCAAGACAGCACCCGGAGGAAGCTCCTTGCTCACTAGCACTTCAATCGGGCTGGTCTTTGCCAGCTGGCAATACAGCTTGTTGAGAAGCTCTGAATACTGAGAGAAAGCACAGGGAGAAAGCCATGCACGTTATT
This window contains:
- the LOC119481660 gene encoding receptor-type tyrosine-protein phosphatase H, which encodes MGNLSLKDKSCFLIFWTLVLMCCAVQQDYYFNDWRNVTWDQARNHCQVCFKELVTLTPENIQTISQNLSSDCWVGLRKTLNSTSNSSMPWSRWADEKPLIFQNWNPGSPVLKSSSSRRYCCTCPAKTTETFTTQDVTSFSGPGDNTTATDISSFTSDVTDQTVTDQTVTDQTGLWVNTTHNPPPASAAPTARVEAEYVHLPDVHETDGRFINDSCVAMLSFGAWVEKDCSELLPFICYEDRFFGLASVITIKSESAILRWQPGPGIISHYRVEVRAGGEKTQNETDKLTLNLGYLTAGTRYSVQVFPVKCNRDLNPQEVAFYTIPNKVENLAVTNVTESSVFLSWNKPAGNVGFYLIKFQGGKPIKSYREDTEIDSLTPGKRYTFTVLSGVGDNSTWSEESNFQAYTKPGKVSNLRVTNITDSSLQLKWEPPKGKNEGFLVKAVNDTNDTLDIDRRVTETEVIIPGLPMGTRITCSVTALTDNGKLEGDKVTVTNYTAPGSISDLILDSTYNSINATWKSSAGSSSSFTVELQLDGKNVTTIHDLKEPGKHFDKLKFAANYTVIVYTVSGHIKSLAVERSKFTGVVPPTNATVISSNKKNITFQWKAPDNIVTARYSVRINSSFWGHDQSDTVEDKTTYTFVGLESGTKYDFEVRLVADGKSSTPATVSNFTVAEKREITLSMLCSSAESLLCDKYTTRDDVYNQLHKHFNELLGDNVFWQLEKLENENR
- the tp53 gene encoding cellular tumor antigen p53 produces the protein MEEQSFEGLPLSQSLPLSQGSFRELWESVVTASISTIPTANEPQGTFGHMDMLLMNEQALTDGFDENLFELIPEVSTKDGVTPPASTVPVTTDYPGEYGFQLRFQKSGTAKSVTSTYSELLNKLYCQLAKTSPIEVLVSKELPPGAVLRATAVYKKTEHVAEVVRRCPHHQNEDAAEHRSHLIRVEGSQRAQYFENAHTKRQSVTVPYEPPQLGSEITTILLSFMCNSSCMGGMNRRPILTILTLETPEGLVLGRRCFEVRVCACPGRDRKTEEENSAKNGTKQTKKRKSTPAPAPDATSIKKAKSASSAEEEDKDVFVLHVRGRERYEMLKKINDGQELLDKQNKTKSKVSVKQEIAVPSSGKRLLQRGEKSDSD